Proteins from a genomic interval of Spea bombifrons isolate aSpeBom1 chromosome 4, aSpeBom1.2.pri, whole genome shotgun sequence:
- the KRI1 gene encoding protein KRI1 homolog has protein sequence MAELKINRKFAERYDRYREKEELQRLKDRYGDTEDNSDNSSSESDEEEPTIDPALDKDFYRTLSLLKKKDPKIYQEDVTFYTEEGSPAVKQGKSSKEKPMYLKDYERKVILEKGGKYEDEEESDEEDNFINDQRARSPTYLEEQKQIKESFRQFVEESDGDENEESTANLLTKRLKSKKEQEQEEEEYLAWLKGQKDLEDKEDVKELNYLKDYWSNPALDEGEKFLRDYILNKEYIEEDSDEEDECAPALEEAPHVSDSEDEGELFLKKQEDFERKYNFRFEEPDSDLIKTFPRTIAQSVRQKDDRRKKKREETKERKKKEKEKKQEELKQLKNLKRKEVWDRLEKLRELTGERALGVSEEDLLEDFDPEKHDQIMAKCFGDDYYGLEEEQKPHFEDEEGLEDDWNWDTWTGAEEEDATNSQEWGGEEDLQIHCEDPDFVMDADYDPNAPHQPSRKERKKLRMEMEKGGKKKRKSRFAEVVSKEKPVFNPDDKTFQQYLDEYYRLDYEDIIDDLPCRFKYRQVLPCDFGLTTEEVLAADDKELNRWCSLRKTCMYRSEKEESHDQNIYTQKAQNMWKKQQILKSLTQSEETPESATSSKPKVGKKRREKLKNQQPGESEASEKETGNSALHNEESAKNPPSEGAESQAQSRTPAEGHGVTADKVQNSGPVVAPALEPDTTKQGVKRQLPEKDRQTEPKEAGATRSPKEKRRKVSRKGGRLLGSKVRLGGREFSGQRLRAYGLNPKRLRYRQLGRERRKMREKQSKNQSAKED, from the exons TTAAAGATCGTTATGGAGACACAGAAGATAACAGCGATAACTCGAGCTCAGAGTCAGACGAGGAAGAGCCA ACGATTGACCCCGCGTTGGATAAAGACTTCTATCGAACTCTTTCTCTGCTCAAGAAGAAGGATCCCAAAATATACCAGGAGGATGTTACCTTTTACACCGAAGAAG GCTCACCGGCTGTCAAACAGGGTAAATCCTCCAAAGAGAAGCCGATGTACCTGAAAGACTACGAGCGGAAAGTTATCCTCGAAAAAGGAGG taaatatgaGGATGAAGAAGAGTCAGATGAAGAGGACAACTTCATAAACGATCAG AGAGCTCGTTCTCCAACGTACCTGGAGGAACAAAAACAGATCAAAGAGAG CTTTCGCCAGTTTGTCGAGGAGAGCGATGGTGATGAAAACGAGGAGAGCACAGCAAACCTGCTAACAAAGCGCCTTAAAAGCAAGAAGGAGCAG GAACAAGAGGAGGAAGAATATCTCGCGTGGTTAAAAGGTCAGAAGGACTTAGAAGACAAAGAAGACGTCAAGGAGTTG AATTACCTTAAAGATTACTGGTCTAATCCGGCTCTGGACGAAGGGGAGAAATTCCTGCGGGATTATATCCTGAATAAGGAGTATATAGAAGAGGATTCCGACGAAGAGGACGAATG CGCTCCTGCTCTGGAGGAAGCTCCGCATGTTTCCGATTCTGAGGATGAGGGGGAACTTTTCCTAAAGAAACAGGAAGATTTCGAGAGAAAATACAACTTTCGTTTTGAAGAGCCGGATTCGGATTTG ATAAAAACTTTCCCCAGGACCATCGCACAGTCCGTGAGACAGAAGGATGACcgcaggaagaagaagagagaggagacaaaagagagaaagaagaag gaaaaagagaagaaacaaGAGGAGCTGAAGCAGCTGAAGAACTTAAAAAGGAAGGAGGTGTGGGACAGACTGGAGAAGCTCCGGGAGTTGACCGGAGAACGAGCGTTGGGTGTGAGCGAAGAAGACCTCCTGGAGGACTTTGACCCCGAGAAGCATGACCAGATCATGGCG AAATGCTTTGGGGATGACTACTATGGGTTAGAAGAGGAACAGAAACCACATTTTGAGGATGAAGAAGGATTGGAAG ATGATTGGAACTGGGACACCTGGACAGGAGCGGAAGAAGAAGATGCCACAAACAGCCAGGAGTGGGGGGGAGAGGAAGACCTCCAGATTCACTGTGAAGACCCTGACTTTGTG ATGGATGCCGACTATGACCCCAACGCCCCTCACCAACCGTCACGCAAGGAGCGGAAGAAACTCCGCATGGAGATGGAGAAAGgcgggaagaagaagaggaaatccAGATTTGCAGAAGTCGTGAGCAAAGAAAAACCAGTCTTCAACCCAG atgataaaACATTCCAGCAGTATCTGGACGAGTATTATCGGCTGGATTACGAGGATATTATTGATGATCTGCCGTGCCGATTTAAATACCGTCAGGTGTTGCCCTGCGACTTTGGACTGACCACCGAGGAG GTCCTGGCAGCCGATGACAAGGAGCTGAACCGCTGGTGTTCCCTAAGGAAGACCTGCATGTACAG GTCAGAGAAGGAGGAGAGCCACGATCAGAACATTTACACCCAGAAAGCCCAGAACATGTGGAAGAAGCAGCAGATCCTCAAATCTCTGACTCAGAG CGAGGAAACACCTGAATCGGCAACATCCTCAAAGCCCAAAGTAGGAAAGAAACGCAGAGAAAAACTAAAGAATCAGCAACCGGGGGAGAGCGAAGCAAGCGAGAAAGAAACCGGAAACAGCGCGCTACACAACGAGGAGTCTGCGAAGAATCCTCCCTCAGAGGGCGCCGAGAGCCAAGCGCAGAGCAGAACACCGGCCGAGGGCCACGGGGTTACAGCAGACAAGGTGCAGAACTCGGGGCCGGTGGTGGCCCCTGCCCTGGAGCCAGATACTACAAAGCAGGGCGTAAAGAGACAGTTACCAGAgaaggacagacagacagagccCAAGGAAGCCGGGGCTACCCGATCCCCAAAAGAAAAGAGGCGGAAAGTGtcaaggaagggagggaggttGTTGGGCAGCAAGGTGAGGCTCGGAGGCCGGGAGTTCAGCGGACAGAGGCTGCGCGCCTACGGCCTGAACCCCAAGCGGCTGCGATACAGACAGCTGGgaagagaaaggaggaagatGAGAGAGAAGCAGAGCAAGAACCAGAGCGCCAAGGAGGACTAA